In the genome of Leptospira licerasiae serovar Varillal str. VAR 010, one region contains:
- a CDS encoding ArsR/SmtB family transcription factor — translation MGITKTELFNKRQNKIASYAKALGHPARIAILESILKRKACICGDLVEELGLAQATISQHLKALKDVGILQGSIDGPSVCYCINKKTWEEIGVYFTPLLSLTPENGNSC, via the coding sequence ATGGGGATCACCAAGACGGAGTTATTTAATAAGCGGCAAAACAAGATCGCTTCTTATGCAAAAGCCTTAGGGCATCCGGCTCGTATTGCGATCTTGGAATCCATCCTTAAAAGGAAAGCTTGTATTTGCGGAGACTTGGTAGAAGAACTTGGACTTGCCCAAGCCACAATCTCCCAGCATCTAAAAGCGTTAAAGGATGTGGGCATTTTACAAGGATCCATTGATGGGCCGTCTGTATGTTATTGTATTAATAAAAAAACCTGGGAGGAGATCGGAGTTTATTTTACGCCATTACTTTCCCTGACTCCCGAAAACGGAAATTCCTGCTAA
- the ccrA gene encoding crotonyl-CoA carboxylase/reductase, with protein MKQIEIVPIGTLPPLGIVPKKMYAQVIRPERYGDPIRAFQLEEIPVPEIKPDEVLIAVMAAGVNYNNVWAALGNPVDVISARNRKGEPEKFGIGGSDASGIVYKIGSEVKNVKIGDEVVVHCGQWKKDDPWVLSGKDPMFAPSQIIWGYETNWGSFAQFCKVQEHQCLPRPQHLSWEESAAYMLVAGTAFRMLHNWKPNNVQKDDVVLIWGGAGGLGAMAIQIVNAAEGVPIAVVSSEDKIEFCRKLGAAGVINRNDFDHWGPITSEINDQNKFLEWSNRAKAFGKAIWKISGHGNNPKIVFEHPGEATLPTSMFVCDTGGMVVICAGTTGYNATLDLRYHWMRQKRLQGSHFANDEDCRSVNELVIQKKIDPCLSKTFRFDQTGYSHQLMKENKHPAGNMSILVGSPKEGMGKR; from the coding sequence ATGAAGCAGATAGAAATCGTTCCGATAGGAACCTTACCTCCGCTAGGTATTGTCCCGAAAAAAATGTATGCCCAAGTGATTCGTCCGGAAAGATACGGGGATCCGATCCGGGCTTTCCAGCTAGAAGAAATACCGGTGCCTGAAATTAAACCGGATGAAGTTTTAATTGCAGTGATGGCGGCAGGTGTAAATTACAACAACGTTTGGGCCGCACTCGGAAATCCTGTAGACGTCATTTCTGCCAGAAACAGGAAAGGGGAACCGGAAAAGTTCGGAATAGGCGGTTCAGATGCTTCTGGTATTGTGTATAAAATCGGTTCGGAAGTGAAGAACGTAAAAATCGGCGACGAAGTGGTAGTTCACTGCGGTCAATGGAAAAAGGATGACCCATGGGTCCTGTCAGGAAAGGATCCTATGTTTGCTCCCTCCCAAATCATCTGGGGTTACGAAACGAATTGGGGCTCATTCGCACAATTTTGTAAAGTACAAGAACACCAATGTCTCCCCCGTCCACAACATCTTAGTTGGGAAGAATCTGCCGCTTATATGTTAGTAGCAGGAACAGCATTCCGAATGCTCCATAATTGGAAACCGAATAACGTTCAAAAGGATGACGTAGTTCTAATATGGGGAGGAGCCGGAGGACTAGGTGCTATGGCAATCCAAATTGTGAATGCAGCAGAAGGTGTTCCGATTGCAGTCGTAAGCTCCGAAGATAAGATCGAGTTTTGCAGAAAATTAGGAGCGGCAGGAGTCATCAATAGAAATGATTTCGACCATTGGGGACCTATCACTTCGGAAATAAATGATCAAAATAAATTCCTGGAATGGAGCAACCGAGCGAAAGCCTTTGGAAAAGCAATATGGAAAATCTCAGGTCATGGCAATAATCCTAAAATCGTATTTGAACATCCTGGGGAAGCAACTCTTCCCACGTCGATGTTTGTTTGTGATACGGGAGGAATGGTTGTAATTTGCGCGGGAACTACCGGGTACAATGCGACCTTGGATCTACGTTACCATTGGATGCGACAAAAAAGACTACAAGGATCCCACTTTGCAAACGACGAAGATTGCAGATCGGTAAATGAACTTGTAATACAAAAAAAAATCGATCCTTGTCTGTCTAAGACCTTCCGATTCGACCAAACAGGTTATTCCCACCAATTGATGAAAGAGAATAAACATCCCGCAGGAAATATGTCCATCTTGGTGGGGTCCCCGAAAGAAGGAATGGGGAAAAGATGA
- the arsB gene encoding ACR3 family arsenite efflux transporter — translation MSSAIISEKRLSFVDKFLTIWIFIAMGTGIFLSRWFPGFVDWIRSSEFGGTNIPIAIGLIFMMIPPLAKVNFERIPKAFGRVDLILYSLFLNWVIGPLLMFGLAFLFFPEDPEYRIGLILIGIARCIAMVLVWNDLADGDREVAAGLVALNSIFQLLFYGILAYFFVSVLPGSFGFKNSSIHIHYWDIAYSVLIYLGIPFLLSWGIRTLSFHFKGEDWTTKKLLPSISPITLIFLLLTIVFIFSLKGDSLMKIPLDILKISAPLLVYFILMFFLSFGLGLLIKVDYPRNVAVSFTAAGNNFELAIAVAIGTFGIASGQAFVGIVGPLVEIPVLVLLVEIVKVFRQRYYSKGEAA, via the coding sequence ATGTCTTCCGCTATTATTTCTGAAAAACGACTATCGTTTGTGGATAAATTCCTGACGATTTGGATTTTTATCGCCATGGGGACGGGAATATTCCTCTCTAGATGGTTTCCGGGTTTTGTAGATTGGATTAGAAGTTCAGAGTTCGGGGGGACAAATATCCCGATCGCGATTGGACTTATTTTTATGATGATCCCCCCTTTGGCTAAGGTGAATTTTGAAAGAATTCCAAAGGCATTCGGTCGAGTGGACCTGATTCTATATTCTTTATTTCTAAATTGGGTGATCGGGCCTCTATTGATGTTCGGACTGGCATTTCTTTTTTTTCCGGAAGATCCGGAATATAGGATAGGGCTGATATTGATCGGCATTGCGCGTTGTATTGCGATGGTCTTAGTCTGGAACGATCTAGCGGACGGCGATAGGGAAGTGGCCGCAGGTCTTGTGGCTTTGAATAGCATCTTTCAGCTTCTTTTTTATGGGATCTTAGCTTATTTTTTTGTAAGCGTATTGCCTGGTTCATTCGGATTTAAGAATTCTTCCATTCATATACATTATTGGGACATTGCTTATAGCGTTTTGATCTATTTAGGAATTCCGTTCTTACTTAGTTGGGGAATTAGAACATTAAGCTTTCATTTTAAAGGAGAAGACTGGACAACTAAGAAATTATTGCCGTCCATTTCGCCTATTACTCTGATCTTTCTGCTTTTGACGATCGTATTTATTTTCAGTCTGAAAGGGGACTCGCTCATGAAAATCCCTTTGGACATTCTAAAAATATCCGCTCCTTTACTTGTTTATTTTATTTTAATGTTCTTTCTTAGTTTTGGACTAGGTCTTCTGATTAAAGTTGATTATCCTCGTAACGTAGCGGTTTCTTTTACGGCTGCGGGCAATAATTTTGAGCTAGCCATTGCTGTTGCGATCGGGACATTTGGGATCGCATCTGGACAAGCATTCGTTGGGATCGTAGGGCCTCTTGTAGAAATTCCTGTGCTCGTTCTTTTAGTAGAAATCGTGAAAGTATTCAGACAGAGATACTATTCGAAAGGTGAAGCGGCGTGA
- a CDS encoding winged helix-turn-helix transcriptional regulator, whose amino-acid sequence MVKKIIEKKDPSEPAKHQWTFLSHHAHVLLCINADPTVRIRDLATKVGITERAVVGIIEDLEEADIIVRNKEGRRNHYKINKKASLRHKLKSHKTVSDLLRILT is encoded by the coding sequence ATGGTGAAAAAGATTATAGAAAAAAAAGATCCTTCCGAACCGGCAAAACACCAATGGACTTTTTTAAGCCACCATGCTCACGTACTTTTGTGTATCAATGCGGATCCAACAGTTCGGATCCGAGATTTGGCGACAAAAGTCGGGATCACCGAGAGAGCCGTTGTAGGTATAATCGAAGATTTGGAAGAAGCGGACATTATAGTTCGCAATAAAGAGGGCAGGAGGAATCATTATAAAATTAATAAAAAAGCTTCTTTAAGGCACAAGTTAAAGTCCCATAAAACCGTCAGCGATTTGCTCAGAATTTTGACGTAA
- a CDS encoding lytic transglycosylase domain-containing protein gives MKKTILGLLPFLVVGSLFADDDLKYLVKSYSLEKIRRIFRERSPSKESEVYALVRFHEHHPDGDHGNKFRYLVSLLKGRLVVGVTKDELLGLIKNPLPPMNAVTKMSFWKLYEEMVKRKSLSSSELISYLKKLPPEYDPVYKNVIGEILRIHYENGEFKEAKEYAESFSEKDKKEYFGAMAYYRYAKALYKFGEVQKGENLLYALAEDANVPSYVKKDIYTDLKTWKGESFYKQIPLEKGVLFLPFLDASDKKSFISSQQYFGSITFERPESWKSAARGLVQYYPERLSSLFSRHKSFAEYFPEFTAAMSVELSNQNLAKSGLDLLEKSNLSSSESVEYAYARAYKRLGERDKYFNGLLSSLEKNPYNLIRQDELIDLLIGDHSHFLDESYWKDALKRIPNLPVKGRLVYWYLRSLKSKGKQDELLSWLRSYYKFIPGSYYTRVIREEFATEISSIQKPDSPLRNKDTLFEYLSLTSGDPKYSDKIIGRDLEFAYFPDSFSLDIRIDSAHSKVRGNTLLQNAKEYLEIGEMAHAGSLVDKFVLQTGTSEEEKDEILAALGEVTGNQYLTVFHTRNLMKRRRIPDDVILLPSKLASRIYPRPHRDIVSHYSQSFGIEEDIVYAVMRQESFFKENAVSSSNARGLMQIMGPTGKGLAQGLGLGPYSLFDPEISIQMGAKFLKYLLSSNENDLKWASIAYNGGPGNLRKWKRNHYHGDFNHFLEELPLKEPRDYCRIVTSNYYNYQSLRQYKNR, from the coding sequence ATGAAAAAAACGATTCTGGGGTTACTCCCGTTTCTAGTTGTCGGCAGTCTTTTTGCGGACGACGACCTAAAATACTTGGTCAAATCCTATAGTTTGGAAAAAATACGCAGGATTTTTAGGGAAAGATCCCCTTCTAAAGAATCCGAAGTATATGCACTTGTCCGTTTTCACGAACACCATCCGGACGGAGACCATGGAAATAAATTCAGATATCTGGTGTCCCTCCTAAAAGGAAGGCTTGTGGTAGGAGTAACCAAAGATGAACTTCTTGGTCTGATCAAAAATCCTCTCCCGCCGATGAATGCAGTTACCAAAATGAGTTTTTGGAAATTGTACGAGGAAATGGTAAAAAGGAAAAGTTTATCTTCATCCGAACTAATCTCCTATCTCAAAAAACTCCCTCCGGAATACGATCCAGTTTATAAAAATGTGATCGGGGAGATTCTCCGCATCCATTATGAAAACGGAGAATTCAAAGAGGCGAAAGAATACGCCGAAAGTTTTTCCGAAAAAGATAAAAAAGAATACTTTGGCGCTATGGCTTATTATAGATACGCCAAGGCATTGTACAAATTCGGAGAGGTCCAGAAGGGAGAAAATCTTTTATATGCTCTCGCAGAAGATGCGAACGTTCCTTCTTACGTTAAAAAAGATATTTATACGGATCTAAAAACCTGGAAAGGGGAATCCTTTTATAAGCAGATCCCTTTGGAAAAAGGAGTGCTCTTCCTTCCTTTCTTGGATGCGAGCGATAAGAAATCTTTTATTTCTTCCCAACAATATTTCGGCTCGATAACTTTCGAAAGACCGGAAAGTTGGAAGTCGGCTGCAAGAGGTTTAGTCCAATATTATCCGGAAAGGCTTTCTTCGCTGTTCTCCAGACATAAAAGTTTTGCAGAATATTTTCCGGAATTTACTGCTGCAATGTCCGTGGAACTTTCCAACCAGAACCTTGCAAAATCCGGATTAGATCTATTAGAAAAATCGAATTTATCTTCTTCCGAATCCGTAGAGTATGCCTATGCACGGGCGTATAAACGTTTGGGAGAAAGAGATAAATATTTCAACGGTCTTCTTTCTTCTCTCGAAAAAAATCCTTATAATCTGATCAGACAAGACGAGCTGATAGATCTTTTGATCGGTGACCATTCTCACTTCCTGGACGAATCCTATTGGAAAGATGCTTTAAAACGGATACCGAATCTTCCCGTTAAAGGTAGATTGGTGTATTGGTATTTGAGAAGTTTAAAATCCAAAGGAAAACAGGATGAACTTCTCTCTTGGTTAAGATCATATTATAAATTCATTCCCGGTTCTTATTATACAAGAGTGATCCGAGAAGAATTCGCTACCGAGATCTCCTCCATACAAAAGCCGGATTCCCCTTTAAGAAATAAGGATACATTATTCGAATATCTTTCTTTGACTTCGGGTGATCCAAAATATTCGGATAAGATCATTGGAAGAGATCTGGAATTCGCTTACTTCCCGGATTCATTCTCGTTAGACATTCGGATAGACTCCGCCCATAGTAAGGTAAGAGGGAATACTCTATTACAAAATGCTAAAGAATATTTGGAGATCGGAGAGATGGCACACGCCGGTTCTCTGGTAGACAAATTCGTTTTACAGACAGGAACTTCCGAAGAGGAAAAAGACGAAATTTTAGCCGCATTGGGAGAAGTTACCGGCAACCAATACCTAACCGTCTTTCATACAAGAAATCTAATGAAAAGAAGAAGGATCCCTGATGATGTGATACTTCTTCCCTCCAAACTCGCTTCTCGGATCTACCCCAGACCGCATAGGGATATAGTTTCCCATTATTCCCAATCTTTCGGGATCGAAGAAGATATTGTCTATGCGGTCATGAGGCAGGAGTCTTTTTTTAAGGAGAATGCAGTATCTTCTTCTAATGCGAGAGGTCTCATGCAGATTATGGGACCTACCGGAAAAGGGTTAGCCCAAGGTTTAGGACTTGGTCCTTATTCTCTTTTTGATCCGGAAATTTCTATCCAAATGGGTGCAAAATTCCTGAAATACCTTCTCTCCTCTAATGAAAACGATTTGAAATGGGCCTCAATCGCCTATAACGGAGGACCGGGAAATCTCAGAAAATGGAAACGAAATCATTATCACGGAGATTTTAATCACTTTTTGGAAGAACTTCCTTTAAAAGAACCCCGTGATTATTGCAGGATCGTAACGTCGAACTATTATAATTATCAAAGTTTAAGGCAGTACAAAAACCGCTGA
- a CDS encoding ArsR/SmtB family transcription factor: MKLQKTGREFKNFIYSSLAKYGKAISDPKRIELMDLLVQAEKNVDVLSKETGMSIASTSHHLQILKEARLVSDRRKGRNIFYQIEDAGIQIFDTISSAGNEFNAEIQMEMSYFFNAEQEVEELEYKDFLKRILSKEIILIDVRPENEYDSGHLPGSISVPLKELKSKLDKLPKRKKIFAYCRGKYCVLSEEAVKILRTEGYDAYRIPDGPLEFAHKGVRLTKRKQN; this comes from the coding sequence ATGAAACTTCAAAAAACAGGCAGAGAATTCAAAAATTTCATATATTCAAGTTTGGCAAAATATGGAAAAGCGATCTCAGATCCTAAAAGGATAGAGCTGATGGATCTTTTGGTCCAAGCGGAGAAGAATGTGGACGTTCTATCGAAAGAAACAGGAATGAGCATCGCATCCACCTCTCACCATTTACAGATCTTAAAAGAAGCTCGCTTGGTCAGCGACAGAAGAAAAGGCAGAAATATTTTCTATCAAATAGAAGACGCAGGCATCCAAATTTTCGATACGATCTCCTCTGCCGGAAATGAATTCAATGCAGAGATCCAAATGGAGATGAGCTACTTCTTCAATGCCGAACAAGAAGTAGAAGAATTAGAATATAAAGATTTCCTAAAAAGAATATTATCCAAGGAAATAATACTAATAGATGTAAGGCCTGAAAACGAATACGATTCGGGTCATTTACCAGGTTCAATCTCCGTTCCTCTCAAAGAACTAAAATCTAAGTTGGACAAACTGCCTAAACGTAAAAAGATATTTGCCTATTGTAGAGGGAAATATTGCGTTCTTTCCGAAGAAGCTGTCAAAATTCTAAGAACGGAAGGATATGATGCCTATCGTATCCCGGATGGCCCTTTGGAATTTGCCCACAAGGGAGTCAGGCTCACAAAACGAAAACAGAATTAA
- a CDS encoding carbonic anhydrase, whose amino-acid sequence MEGNYRFITGKSIRPNQSKDRVKELTKGQKPFAVIVGCSDSRVPHEIIFDQGIGDLFIVRTAGQVSTYASWGSIEFAVEVLGSRLILILGHTKCGAVAAACNLPEVPGHIVTLINAIKPAADVAKSLPGDLVDNAVKVNVAKQVKQLKELEPVMTRKLRKKEIDIVGAVYDIETGKVEILPDNFLDTINVTDKVWK is encoded by the coding sequence ATGGAGGGAAATTATCGCTTCATAACCGGTAAGTCAATACGACCGAATCAAAGCAAGGATAGAGTTAAAGAACTTACCAAGGGTCAAAAACCGTTCGCTGTGATTGTAGGCTGTTCTGATTCTCGAGTTCCGCACGAAATAATATTCGATCAAGGTATCGGAGATCTGTTTATCGTTCGAACAGCCGGACAAGTTTCTACATACGCTTCTTGGGGAAGTATTGAATTCGCTGTAGAGGTGTTAGGTAGTCGGCTGATATTAATCTTAGGCCACACTAAATGTGGTGCTGTAGCGGCAGCCTGTAATTTACCGGAAGTTCCAGGCCATATAGTTACGTTGATTAACGCGATTAAGCCTGCGGCGGATGTTGCAAAAAGTTTGCCGGGAGATTTGGTAGATAATGCCGTTAAGGTAAATGTTGCAAAACAAGTAAAACAGTTAAAAGAACTCGAACCAGTTATGACTAGGAAACTCAGAAAGAAGGAAATCGACATCGTGGGAGCCGTTTACGATATCGAAACGGGTAAGGTAGAGATTTTACCGGATAATTTTCTAGATACTATAAACGTTACGGATAAGGTATGGAAATGA
- a CDS encoding sodium-dependent bicarbonate transport family permease has protein sequence MEMISSLTASLLTPMVLAFLFGIVITLTRSDLKFPDGLYAGLTIYLLLAIGIKGGVKLSSTHLSEFYKPALAAVLMCCVIPLIAYFILSKIGKFDVANAAAIAAHYGSVSAVTFSESTAFLEVLNIDYEGFMPSLLAIMEIPAILVAIFIAKRKSEQTKSTPSLAVLHELFTGKGTILLIGGLLIGLFSGKKGFEQVSPFFEAPFRGVLALFLLEVGILTGKRFSDLSKVGIFLILFAILMPVVHACAGIYLGKIAGLSLGGSTIFGVLCASASYIAAPAAVRVAIPEANATYYFVSSLAITFPFNIIIGLPLYLTISKVLFSSQF, from the coding sequence ATGGAAATGATAAGTTCTTTAACTGCAAGCTTATTGACTCCTATGGTATTGGCATTCCTATTCGGAATAGTTATAACTCTGACGAGAAGCGATCTTAAATTTCCAGATGGATTGTATGCAGGGTTAACAATTTACCTTCTTCTTGCAATAGGGATAAAGGGAGGAGTAAAACTTTCTTCGACCCATTTGTCGGAATTTTACAAACCGGCATTGGCCGCGGTTTTGATGTGCTGCGTAATCCCGCTAATAGCGTATTTTATTCTTTCCAAGATAGGAAAATTCGACGTCGCTAATGCCGCTGCAATTGCAGCCCATTATGGTTCCGTTTCCGCAGTTACTTTTAGCGAAAGTACCGCTTTTTTGGAAGTATTAAACATTGATTACGAAGGCTTTATGCCTTCGTTGCTTGCGATAATGGAGATCCCGGCGATACTAGTCGCAATATTTATCGCAAAACGAAAGAGTGAACAAACTAAATCGACACCTTCTTTAGCGGTACTACACGAGCTATTTACCGGAAAGGGTACTATACTACTGATAGGAGGTTTATTGATCGGTTTATTTTCCGGAAAAAAAGGCTTCGAACAAGTCTCGCCTTTTTTTGAAGCTCCTTTCAGAGGAGTCCTCGCTCTCTTCTTACTAGAAGTAGGCATTCTGACCGGTAAGAGATTTTCAGACCTTTCCAAAGTGGGTATATTTCTAATACTCTTCGCAATTCTGATGCCGGTAGTTCATGCTTGTGCAGGAATCTATCTCGGTAAAATTGCCGGTCTTTCTTTAGGAGGCTCGACAATTTTCGGAGTTCTTTGCGCAAGTGCATCCTATATTGCAGCGCCGGCTGCAGTACGTGTTGCCATACCCGAAGCCAATGCTACTTATTATTTTGTTTCCTCGCTTGCGATTACGTTTCCATTTAATATTATAATAGGACTTCCGTTATATCTAACGATTTCGAAGGTGTTGTTTAGTTCGCAGTTCTGA
- a CDS encoding GNAT family N-acetyltransferase produces MNFKIRKLSPNETPPMHLLLLADPDEKVILSYLDRSSVYLMESEEGEWIGVYLLLPTRPHTIEIVNIAISEKYQGRGFGKKMLAHATETAQSEGFHTLEIGTGNSSLAQLGLYQKCGFSISGIDFGFFLRNYSEPIWENGIQCKDMVRLSKHFS; encoded by the coding sequence ATGAACTTTAAGATCAGAAAACTTTCTCCCAATGAAACTCCGCCTATGCATCTGTTACTTCTTGCAGATCCGGATGAGAAGGTTATTCTTTCCTATTTAGATCGGTCTTCCGTGTATTTGATGGAATCGGAGGAAGGAGAATGGATCGGAGTTTATCTACTTCTTCCCACCAGACCTCATACTATAGAGATCGTGAATATTGCAATTTCCGAGAAATACCAGGGCCGAGGATTCGGAAAAAAAATGTTGGCTCACGCTACGGAAACCGCTCAGTCGGAAGGATTTCATACTTTAGAAATCGGAACGGGAAATTCGAGTTTAGCGCAACTCGGCCTGTATCAAAAATGTGGTTTCTCTATTTCCGGGATTGATTTCGGTTTTTTTCTTAGGAATTATTCGGAGCCTATTTGGGAAAACGGGATCCAGTGCAAGGATATGGTCCGACTGAGTAAGCATTTTTCTTAG
- a CDS encoding bactofilin family protein, whose product MALVKNSSEVTNSTIGENSYFNGKFFINGSLKIDGKFEGKSLQAEQLYIGASGKVRTNITAASVIIEGIVIGNITARNRVMLLPTSRILGDIRTPELIIQNGVVLEGRCIISSDLKHSNKDHIELEYAKDSLTLERLFGKQTAAKEA is encoded by the coding sequence ATGGCACTTGTTAAGAACTCCTCCGAAGTTACAAACTCCACAATCGGCGAAAATTCCTACTTTAACGGAAAATTCTTCATCAATGGATCCTTAAAGATTGATGGAAAGTTCGAAGGAAAATCTCTCCAAGCAGAACAATTGTATATCGGGGCTTCCGGAAAAGTTCGTACAAATATCACTGCAGCTAGCGTCATTATAGAAGGTATCGTAATCGGAAATATCACAGCTCGTAACAGAGTAATGCTCCTTCCTACCTCAAGAATTTTGGGAGATATCCGCACTCCGGAATTGATCATCCAAAACGGAGTGGTTCTCGAAGGACGTTGTATCATTTCCAGTGATCTAAAACATTCCAACAAAGATCATATCGAATTGGAATACGCTAAGGATTCCTTAACCTTAGAAAGACTTTTCGGTAAACAAACAGCAGCTAAGGAAGCTTAA
- a CDS encoding PdxA family dehydrogenase, with the protein MSWEKLNTFSQQSQILLISSSSSLSYPGWQEIKDPFSLGSPGLYLWRTSALSTSEQKFLAPGKPSAASGKAAFASLEEAVRIQKKIGGNLITLPLSKEWVIKAGMKKFTGHTEYLAEVYKKKTYMLMAGKELNVLPLTTHVPLKKVPSYLKKIHLSSFISAIRSAPISKGKIAFLGLNPHAGEGGKVGDEEKKILMPIISKMRKAGLDVTDPISADGAFSETSRSKYSLFLACYHDQGLIPFKMWEGKFGVNVTLGLDFIRVSPDHGTAFDIAGLGKADPESFLQCLEWVSGQVSAENDLRRSN; encoded by the coding sequence ATGTCTTGGGAGAAGCTAAATACTTTCTCCCAGCAAAGTCAGATCCTACTCATTAGTTCATCTTCTTCTCTTTCGTATCCTGGATGGCAGGAAATCAAAGATCCGTTTTCACTCGGTTCTCCTGGACTTTATCTTTGGAGAACTTCTGCACTTTCCACTTCCGAACAAAAATTTTTGGCGCCTGGCAAACCAAGTGCCGCGTCAGGCAAAGCTGCGTTTGCAAGCCTAGAAGAAGCTGTCCGCATCCAAAAAAAAATCGGCGGCAACTTGATTACACTTCCATTAAGTAAAGAATGGGTGATCAAAGCCGGAATGAAAAAGTTCACAGGCCATACTGAGTATCTCGCAGAAGTATATAAGAAAAAAACGTATATGCTGATGGCCGGAAAAGAACTGAATGTTCTTCCTTTAACCACTCATGTCCCTCTAAAGAAGGTCCCGTCTTATTTAAAAAAAATCCATCTATCCAGTTTCATTTCTGCCATTCGCTCGGCTCCTATTTCTAAGGGAAAGATCGCATTCTTAGGTCTGAATCCTCACGCAGGAGAAGGTGGGAAGGTCGGGGACGAAGAAAAGAAGATCCTGATGCCGATCATCTCTAAGATGAGAAAGGCTGGTCTAGATGTTACGGATCCGATTTCAGCAGACGGTGCGTTTAGCGAAACATCCAGGTCTAAGTACTCTTTATTTTTAGCCTGTTATCATGACCAAGGGCTCATCCCTTTCAAGATGTGGGAGGGAAAATTCGGAGTGAATGTAACTTTGGGGCTGGATTTTATCCGGGTTTCTCCGGATCATGGGACTGCTTTTGATATCGCAGGCCTCGGAAAAGCGGATCCGGAGAGTTTTCTGCAATGTTTAGAGTGGGTGTCTGGCCAAGTTTCTGCCGAAAATGATCTTAGGAGATCTAATTGA